Sequence from the Priestia megaterium genome:
GCAGGCATGTTAACCGCTACACCACGGGACCTCAGTCTATATGCTATGTATTAAAAATATTAAAAATGACCCGTACGGGATTCGAACCCGTGTTACCGCCGTGAAAGGGCGGTGTCTTAACCGCTTGACCAACGGGCCACGTTGTAACAAAAGTGAGCCATGAAGGACTCGAACCTTCGACCCTCTGATTAAAAGTCAGATGCTCTACCAACTGAGCTAATGGCTCATGTTATATCTCTTAGCGACGCTTATTATAATAACATGATATTTCATATGAATGCAATAGTTTTTTTAAAACTTTCTTTTTATTATTAAGCTTTTTTTATATCTTGTTAACAAAGCACCAATTATAAATAAAAAAGGTTAGCTCACGAGGAGCTAACCTTTTTTATTTAGCTATATACACCACGTAATACATTTGTTTGTGTACGATCTGGACCTACAGAGAAAATAGATAAAGGAATACCTGTTAATTGAGACACGCGCTCTAAGTAGTGGCGAGCGTTATCAGGTAACTCATCTAATGTTTTCACACCCGTAATATCTTCTGTCCAACCTGGAAGCTCTTCATATACAGGTTCGCATTCTGCAAGTGTTTTTAAGCTAGCAGGGAATTCTTCCATAACTTCCCCTTTATAACGGTAAGCTACACAAATCTTTAATGTCTCAATTCCCGTTAATACATCAATTGAGTTTAAAGATAAATCTGTGATTCCGCTAACGCGACGAGCATGACGTACAACTACACTGTCGAACCAACCTACACGGCGAGGACGACCAGTTGTTGTACCATATTCACGTCCTACTTCACGGATTTGATCACCGATTTCGTTTGTTAATTCAGTTGGGAAAGGACCGTCACCAACACGAGTTGTATACGCTTTTGATACACCTACAACGTGTTTGATTTTAGATGGACCTACACCAGAACCAATTGTTACTCCACCCGCTACTGGGTTTGAAGATGTAACAAATGGATATGTTCCTTGATCGATATCTAACATAACACCTTGTGCGCCTTCAAATAGTACGCGACGTCCTTCGTCTAACGCATCATTTAATACTACTGATGTATCAACAACATATTTTGCAACTTGTTGACCATACTCATAGTACTCATCTAAAATTTCTTCTAATGTAAAGCCTTCTACTTCATACATTTTTTCAAGAAGGCGATTCTTTTCAGCTAAGTTTTGTGTTAATTTTGCTTCAAATACTTCACGGTCTAGTAAATCGGCAATTCGAATACCAACACGTGCTGCTTTATCCATATAAGCTGGTCCAATACCTTTTTTCGTTGTACCAATCTTATTTTCACCTTTACGTTCTTCTTCAACTTCATCTAATTTTAAATGATATGGAAGAATCACATGAGCTCGGTTACTAATACGTAAGTTTTCTGTTGTTACACCGCGATCATGTAAGTATTTTAATTCTTGAACAAGCGCTTTTGGATCGACAACCATACCGTTTCCAATTACACACGTTTTGTCATTATAAAAAATACCTGAAGGAATTAAATGTAACTTATAAGTTTCACCATTAAACTTAATTGTGTGACCTGCATTGTTCCCACCTTGGTAACGTGCAATCACTTCTGCATTTTCTGATAGGAAGTCTGTAATCTTCCCTTTTCCTTCATCTCCCCATTGTGTTCCTACTACAACGACTGAAGACATATCTTAAGCACCTCCGCTTAGTAAGCAACAGCTCACTACGACATAATTTAACCATGGATAAGTGTATCAATTTATCACGCTAAAGTCAATTAAATCCGAACGATTTAACAAAAGTTATTACAAATATATCGTATTTTGCGGAACGAATGCGATAACAATAAAATAAAACCTCTCATATTGAGAGGTTTTATGCACCAGGCGGCACTCCTGCGTCATCAAAGCGCCGCTCGAGATTAACGAATTTATTGTACTCTTTTACGAAAGCAAGCTGTACGGTTCCAACTGGACCGTTACGCTGCTTGGCTATAATAATCTCGATAATATTTTGATTTTCTGTATCTTTTTCATAATAGTCTTCACGATATAAGAAAGCTACGATATCAGCATCCTGCTCAATACTTCCTGATTCACGGATATCAGACATCATTGGTCGCTTATCTTGTCTCTGCTCTACCCCACGGGAAAGCTGTGATAAGGCGATAACAGGAACTTCTAATTCACGAGCTAAAGCTTTTAACGCACGAGAAATTTCAGATACTTCCTGCTGTCGGTTTTCTCCGCTTCGTCCATTTCCTTGAATAAGCTGTAAGTAGTCAATTAAAATCATCCCAAGCCCGCCTTCTTGTTTCAAGCGACGACACTTAGAACGAATTTCACCTACTCGGATACCCGGTGTATCGTCAATATAAATCCCTGCATTGGACAAAGATCCCATTGCCATAGTGAGCTTTCCCCAGTCATCAGCTGTAAGCGAACCTGTACGCAGCCTTTGTGCATCAATATTTCCTTCCGCACACAGCATCCTCATAACAAGCTGCTGAGCACCCATCTCTAAACTGAAGATGGCTACGTTCTCATCCGTTTTCGTTGCAACGTTTTGCGCAATATTTAAGGCAAAAGCCGTTTTACCTACCGATGGTCGGGCCGCTACAATGATTAAATCATTTCGCTGGAACCCTGCTGTCATTCTATCTAAATCACTAAACCCGGTTGGGATACCTGTAATGTCACCTTTTCGATTATGAAGAACTTCGATATCATCGTACGTTTGTACAAGTACATCTTTGATATTTTGAAACACACCGCTGTTTTTACGCTGTGCTACTTCTAAAATGTTTTTTTCCGCTTCATTTAATAAAACTTCTACTTCGTCTTCCCTTGCATATCCTTCTGAAGCAATATGCGTTGCAGTACGAATTAAACGGCGTAAAATCGACTTTTCTTCTACGATTTTACCGTAATACTCTACGTTTGCAGCCGTTGGAACAGAGTTAGCTAAATCACTTAAATACGATACGCCGCCAACTTCTTCTAAGATTTTTTGGTCAGCTAATTCAGACGTTACCGTTACCAAATCAACCGGTTCACCTTGGTCAGAAAGTTTCAGCATGCATGTAAAGATTTTCTGGTGCGATGCCCGGTAAAAATCTTCAGGTATTAGCAGTTCAGATGCTAAGGTTAAAGAAGAAGGCTCTAAGAAAATGGCCCCTAATAGCGCTTGCTCTGCTTCAATATTCTGAGGCGGAAGACGATCAGCAAAAAGATCACTCATATTTCTATGCCCCTCTTATATTCTTTCAGTATTTTCTTTCATCATAAATGTTGGCGCGAACAAATACAAGTCCGCGCCAACCCTTTATATTATTTACTTATTTCTCAATCTTACGTTTATTTTTGTTCAGTCACGTGTACCTTTACAGTAGCCGTTACTTCCGGATGTAATTTAACCGGTACATTTGTGTAGCCTAATGCGCGAATTGCATCATTTAATTCAATTTTACGCTTATCTACTTTAATTTTGTGCTTTTTCTTTAATTCTTCAGCAATTTGTTTGCTTGTGATAGAACCGAATAAACGGCCACCTTCACCAGATTTTGCTGTTAATTCAACTGTCAGTTCTTCAAGAGTTGCTTTTAACTCTTTGTTCGCTTGAAGTTCTGCAGCTGCATCTTTTTGCTCTCTATTTTTTTGTGCTTCTAATACTTTCACATTACCGCCTGTAGCTTCAACAGCATAACCATTTTTTAATAAGAAGTTATGTGCATAACCGTCTGAAACATTTTTCACTTCACCTTTTTTGCCTTTTCCTTTTACATCTTTTAAGAAAATTACTTTCATGATTTTTTACCTCCATCTAAGTACTCATCAATTGCTTGTTTAAGCCGTTCTTCAGCTTCATCCAAACTAATGTCTTGAAGCTGAGTAGCAGCATTCGTTAAGTGGCCTCCGCCTTGGAGGCTTTCCATAATAACTTGTACATTGATATCTCCAAGCGATCTAGCACTAATGCCAATTAGATTATCCCGTCGCTTAGAAATAACAAACGAAGCAACCACTCCGCTGATTGAAAGCAGCGTATCTGCAGCTTGCGCAATTAACACTTGATCATACATTTTGTTTGGTTCAGCTCGTGAAATAGCAATACCTGCTGTATAAATCTCTGCATGTTCAATAAAGCGTGCTCGCTGTACATATTGCGTGATATCTTCTTTTAAAAACTTTTGAACAAGAACCGTGTCTGCGCCTTGAGAACGTAAAAAGGACGCTGCATCAAACGTACGAGATCCCGTGCGTAATGTAAAGCTTTTTGTATCGACAATAATACCGGCTAAAAGTGCTGTTGCTTCTAGCATATCAATTTTAAATCGTTTTGGCTGGTATTCAAGAAGCTCAGTAACGAGTTCTGCTGTCGAGGAAGCATATGGCTCCATATAGACAAGAAGAGGATCTTCGATAAAGTCTTCTCCTCGTCTATGATGATCAATGACCACGACATTTTCAATACGATTTAATAACCTTTCTTCAATAACGAGCGATGGCTTATGCGTATCTACTACTACTAAAAGAGTATCATCGCTCACAAGATTTAAGGCTTCTTCAGGCGTAATAAATCGTTCCCACAGGCCTTCTTTCTTTTTAATTTCTTCTAGCATTCGCTGAACGCCTGTATCAATATGATCAGGATCTAATACGATAAAACCGTCTTTCTGATTTACTTGCGCTACTTTTAATATCCCAATAGCAGCTCCTACAGCATCCATATCCGGATACTTATGACCCATGATAATCACTTTTCCACTCTCTGTAATGAGCTCTTTTAACGCGTGAGAAATAACTCTTGCACGCACGCGCGTCCGTTTTTCCATTGGGTTTGTCTTGCCCCCAAAGAATTTCACTTTTCCATTCGGCTGTTTAATCGCTACTTGATCTCCACCTCGACCTAAGGCCAAATCCAAGCTAGATTGAGCTAAAGCACCCAGCTCAGGTAAATCAGCAGCACCAGCTCCGATACCGATGCTCAATGTAAGCGGTATATTTTGTTTAGACGTCTCTTCTCGAACTTGGTCTAAGATAGAAAATTTGCTTCGCTCTAAATGAATTAAGATTTGTTCATTCATAATCGCAATAAATTTCTCAGAAGACGTACGTTTAATAAAAATACCGTATTCTTGAGCCCAACTATTTAACATAGAGGTTACTTGGCTATTCAAGTTACTTTTAACTTGATCATCCATTCCTTGCGTTAGTTCATCATAATTATCTAAAAAGATAATACCTAAACTTGTTCGTTCTTCTTCATACAATTTTTCGATTTCTATTTGCTCTGTAATATCAAAGAAGTACAGTAAGCGCTCGTCTCGTTTAATCACCACTTTAAATTTCCGATCATGCAACGTGACAACTTCTGTTTCCACTTCTTGTTTGATCAGTGGAATAATACTTTCGGCTACATCGTATAATGATCTTCCCACTAGTGTGTCTTCACCCAGACAAGATGCTAGAAAAGGATTGGTCCATTCAATTTGATATTCATCATTAAACAGCATAATCCCAATCGGCATTTCCATTAATGCCTCTTCGCCTACTTTTTTCAGCCGATGAGACAGCATTGAAATATAAGTTTCAAACTCATCGGACAGCATTCGCTCCATTCTCATGTATAGAAAAAGACAGGCTAATAGTAATATAAAGCCTATCATTCCTATGATCCAATTATGATAGGTCACGATACCTACTAAAATCAGAGCTATACTATACAATGAGTAAAATGGATAGCGAATGACGTTCTTTTTTGTAAAGACAGGCATCCATTTCAGCTCCTACTTTTTTAAGTTCCACAATATCTACTTTTTTGTGTCTAATTGTTTTCTTAAATTAAATCCTAAATCAATTATACCTAAGATGCGCACAATTTGAAGGATAATTGGAATAATTAATGCTAAAATTGTTACAACAATTGGAATTGCTTTGGCATACCCTTTTTGATGTGAGAAATAGAAAATAAAAGAGATCCCTTGTAACACTACTAGCATTTGCAGTCCCATCACGATGTTGATAATAGCTATGTACATAAATGTACCTTGTTCAATATTAAAAGATGGGAAGGATAAGATTAATGCAATCAAATAATACCATAGAATACTTTTAGGAAGTTTAAATTCACGAAAAGGCGGGAATGCTTGCACCTCATAACCTGTTCTTTTAAGAATAGGCGTAGCAATAAACTGAGAGAAAAAGGCCAGAATAACTCCGCCCATAACAATTAATAGAGGCAACAGATTTTTAAACATATCAAATGCATCTCTCATTTGGTCAATTTGAGATTCCTTAACGTCTTGTCCTAAACTTTTCATCATTTCAATACTTTGATTAATCGATTGATCTAAAGCATTATTTATTTGCTCCATTAAATTAACATTAAAAATGACATTTGCTCCTACGAACAATAAAAGTAAACCTAAACTAAATGCAACCGTGCCGCCTAGTAAAATGGTATACCTTTTTTGTTTTTGTCGGTAAAGCATTCCTATTGCTAATCCACCAATACCAAATACAAATGTAAAAGGAAGAGTCAACACATTTCCAAATAACAAAGTCAATAACAACCCTACTACTAAAAATAATATTGCCTTTTTCCACCCATGACGAACGGTATACACAATAAATGGAACAGCTAGCGCTAGTTGAAAAATGGTTCCCACAACAGGTATGTATAGTGAAAAAAGCAACAGCGCCACAAACAGCGCTAAAAGAGCTGCTCCTTCTGTAATATATCGAATTCCTTTCACAACTTCACCTCGTTGATATAGACTATTATTTATTTTATCGATTCAATTCATAAGAAGCAACTATTTGGCAAAAGAGCACCTATGTAATGTAAAAAGAGGCAGTAAGGGAATCCTTACTGCCTCTTTTTATACCGTTCATTATTCACCAGAAACATATGGTAATAATGCCATTTGACGAGCGCGTTTGATAGCGATCGTTAATTTACGTTGGTATTTAGCGCTTGTTCCAGTTACACGACGAGGTAAAATTTTACCACGCTCTGAAACGAATTTTTTAAGCATATCTACATCTTTGTAATCGATGTGAGTGATGCCGTTTGCTGTGAAGAAACAAACTTTACGACGTCTGTTGCGTCCACCTTTACGTCCACCTGCCATTTTGATACGCCTCCTTCCGCTTAAAAGTTTCTATAAAATTTTATACTCCGGATAATCTACTGCGAATTAAAACGGTAAATCGTCATCTGAAATGTCAATTGTCTCGCCATTATTTGCAAATGGATCATCATCAACGCGAGTATAACCTTGATTACCTGAGTTACGGTTCTGATTATCTCCAAATGGAGAGCCTTGTCCAGATCCTCCAGTGTTAGCAAAGTTACTGCGTTGCGTATCCCCACCGCCACTTTTCGGCTCTAAAAATTGCACACTTTCCGCTACAACTTCCGTTACGTATACGCGACGACCGTCTTGTCCTTCGTAACTGCGAGATTGTAGTCGACCATCAACACCAGCTAAACTTCCTTTTTTAAGGAAATTCGCTGCATTTTCAGCCTGACGACGCCATACAACACAGTTGATGAAGTCAGCTTCACGTTCACCTTGCTGATTTGTAAATGTGCGGTTTACCGCTAAAGTGAATGTTGCAACCGCTGCTCCACTCGGGGTATAACGTAATTCAGGATCTTTGGTTAAGCGTCCTACGAGAATTACGCGATTCATCATCAGAACCACTCCTTAAGGAAATAAAACCCATTTATTTAAACGTTTAATTATGCTTCTTGTTTAACAACGATATGACGGATAATGTCTTCGTTGATTTTCGCAAGACGATCAAATTCAGAAACTGCTTCTGAAGTAGCCGCCACGTCAAGAATCATGTAGTAACCGTCACGGAAATCATTGATTTCGTATGCTAAACGACGTTTACCCCATTCTTTAACATTTGCGATTTCAGCACCATTATCAGTTAATACGCCGTTGAAGCGCTCAACTAATGCTTTCTTTGCTTCGTCATCAATGCTTGGACGGATGATGTACATTACTTCATACTTTCTCATCACTGTCACCTCCTTTTGGTCTAACGGCCCGAAACGGGCAAGGAGCAATAAAATATTACTCACGAATTAAAATTATAGCATACTACTATAGGCAAAGCAATATGCATTGCGGGCTGTTTCGTAAATATACGCTAATATTTTCGCCAACGACAAAAGCCGAAAGAAGATATCTTCTTTCGGCTTTTAATCTTATACGTTAAAGCGGAAATGCATAACGTCTCCGTCTTTTACGATGTATTCTTTTCCTTCTAAACGTACTTTTCCAGCTTCACGAGCTGCTCCCATTGTTTTGGCAGCTAATAAATCCTCGTATGACACCGTTTCTGCACGAATAAACCCACGTTCAAAATCTGTATGAATAATACCTGCACACTCAGGAGCTTTCATACCTTGTGTAAACGTCCACGCGCGTACTTCTTGCTCACCAGCTGTAAAGTACGTAGCTAATCCAAGTAAATCGTACGCTGCACGTACAAGCTGATCTAGACCTGACTGTTCAATGCCTAGTTCTTCAAGGAACATTGCTTTTTCTTCTCCTTCAAGTTCAGCAATTTCAGATTCAATGCGTGCGCAAACAACAATTACTTCTGCACCTTCACTTGCCGCATACTCACGCACTTTTGCTACATATTCGTTAGCAGATGCATCGGCTACTTCATCTTCAGAAACGTTTGCTACATAAAGAATAGGTTTGATCGTTAGCAAATGAAATTGTTTTACTAATTTCATTTGTTCTTCTGTAAATGATACAGCACGAGCTGGCTGATCACTTTCAAATGCATTCTTTAGTTTCTCTAGAATTTCGTATTCATACATTGCTTCTTTATCTTTTTGTTTAGCCATTTTTTGAACACGGCCAATACGCTTCTCTACCGTTTCTAAATCTGCTAAAATCAACTCTAAATTAATTGTTTCAATATCTGAAATAGGATCTACTTTTCCTGAAACGTGCGTGATGTTTTCATCTTCAAAACAACGCACAACGTGACAAATTGCATCTACTTCTCGAATATGAGATAAGAATTTATTTCCCAGTCCTTCACCTTTACTAGCACCCTTTACGATTCCAGCGATATCTGTGAATTCAAATGCTGTTGGAATTGTTTTTTTAGGTTTTACAAGCTCTGTAAGTTTTTGAAGACGATGATCAGGTACTTCTACAATACCTACGTTAGGATCAATCGTACAGAAAGGGTAGTTCGCAGATTCTGCGCCCGCTTGTGTAATTGCATTAAATAATGTTGATTTTCCAACGTTAGGAAGACCAACAATTCCAGCTGTTAAAGCCATATATTTATTCACTCCTCTTTATATATCCGAAACAAGTTAACCTGTCACAATTATAGTGAGTCAACTTTTGAAATACAAGTTTGATAAAGAACCTTTAACCGCATGGCGTTAAGGTGCTTCATTTTGTCCCACCTTACAGTATAAGGCATAAACATAGAAAATGCATGAGGTTATTCCTCATGCTTTACAAGAATTTTTTTCATTTTACGTGCAAAATCACGTCTTGGAATCATTACGCTATGACCGCAGCCTTCACATTTAATACGAATATCCATTCCCATTCGAATGATTTTCCATTCATTTGTACCGCAAGGATGAGGTTTTTTCATTTCCACAACGTCATTTAAACCAAATTCTTTTTCCGTCATCAGCTCTCTCCTCCTTATTTCCCTTTCAACGTCGACGAATGCTGTGCTTCTTCTGTACGATTATACATAACCATACGAGGAAATGGAACTTCAATGCCATGTTCATTTAGCCTTGTACGCACTTCTTTACGAATCATACGAGAAATATGGAAATGTCTCATTGGTTTTACTTCGCTTGTAATCCTCATTGTGACTTCAGTTGCATGGATATTTTGAACCCCCAGCAATTCAGGAGTTTTAACCATATCTTCATAGCGGCTTGGCAATTCTTCTAAGAGCTCTAAAATCACTTGTTCTGCTTTTTGTATGTTTTCTTCATAAGAAATGCTTACATCAACGAAAGCTACGCTGTTATGTAAAGAAAAATTAGTGACCTCCACAATACTGCCATTGGGCAAAATATTAATTTCGCCGGTCCAACTCTTAATCTTTGTTGTTCGCAACCCAATTTCTTCCACAGTTCCTTCAAATGTTCCTACTCGAACATAATCGCCAACGGAGAACTGATCTTCAAAGATAATAAAAAACCCCGTGATGATGTCTTTCACTAAGTTTTGAGCACCAAACCCTACCGCGAGCCCTACGATTCCAGCCCCCGCTAGCAATCCACGGACATCTACCGATAATGTTTCTAAAATCATAACTCCCGCAACGAAATAAATAGCATAAGAAAAAACATTCTGAAGCAAGCGGACCATCGTAGCTTCTCGTCGCTCAGAAATACGCAGAGGGCTATTTGTGCGAACCTCTACAAATTTATTTAACGCTTGCTTTCCAATCCGAATTAAAAACATGGAAATAAGCAGAATCAACAGAATTTTTATAAATCCCTCTCCAATATGTGCCCACGTTTCTTCTTGAAAAAATGGCTCAAACACGTTCTTAAAAACTGACTTCAACGAATTCATACTACATGTAGCTCCTATCGTAACATAATCTACATACGAGAAAGTTTTAATCTATTGTAGCAAGTTTCTACGAACTTTTGTAGCGATTTCGAAATGGATACAATAGAACGGCTGTTACTAAAAATAAATTGACGATTCCATACATTGGATACAAAACGGCAATCAAAGTAGAAAAACCTAACTTTGTAAAGGGAATCATTAAAAGTAGCCAGCAGGCTGCCAGTTTCCAAAGAGATTGCACCTTTTCAGTATGAAAACGCGCGGTCAGTCCTAAGATTCCCGATACGGCTGTTGTATAAATTGCAATGAGCAAAACAATGCTCATTAAAAACAGCATCGTATAAGGGAAGTCTTTAAGAATGGCGAATAATGGAATTTCATAAGAGGAAAGAAGGCCTGAAACTTGAATAAGCGATTCATTATAAATAAAGGAGAGCCCTCCTAATAAAAAACCACTGCCAACACTTGCAATATAAATCTCTTTTTTGCTTTTAATTTCCTTTCCAATTGTAGATAATACCGCGACAAGAGGAAGAATATTTAAAGCCGTAAAGGTAAAAGCAGCAGGCCAATTATGCTGAAGATGCCAATCAGTTACTCCAGGATGACGTAAAACAAATGTAAGAAGTACGCCAGCTAGTCCAATCATTAAGATTGGCATAACGAAAGAATTGATAGAAAGAAGCCCATTTAATCCTCTTGAAAAAACAAAGACGATAAACGCACTAAGAGCGCCAATTCCCCACCAGTAAGGAACATGCCACATTTCCAATGTCGCCCCACCGCCCGCGATCATAATCACCGTCGTCGTGAACAAATAAAAAACGATTAAAACATCGTAGGCTGCAGCCCATCTCTTTCCTATTAATTCAATTAGTACTGGGTAAAATTGATTGGTTCGGTAGCGATAGCTGATTTGCATAATCACATTGCAAGAAATCGCAAAAATAATAGAAAATAGAAAAATAGCAAGTCCGCTTTCTTCGCCAAAAAACTGCCATAGCTCCCTCCCTGAAGCATATCCAGCGCCTATCATGGTTCCCATAATTAAAAATATCCATTTACATCCTGCTCCCCACATCGATTTTCCCCCAATCCATGAAATATATGTATAGAATCTTCAAAATCTTCGTATACTGTTACTATTATGTATAAGGAGTGGACCCTATGAATTTAAAATCTCCCTTCTTTGAGAAGACACAACATTCAACCCGCGTATTTCATGATGAAGAATCTGCTACAAAGAAGCTGAGTACACAGTTACTATCTTTACTTCCAGCACAGAAAGACAGACCAATTGTTTTTGTATGTATTGGAACGGACCGTTCAACTGGGGACTCATTGGGTCCATTAGTCGGAACGAAACTGAATGAAAAAAAGGTTTCATCTTTTCACATTTTTGGAACGTTAGAAGAGCCTGTCCATGCTGTTAATTTGAAAGAAACGTTAAAACATATTCAAAAGCTTTTTCCGAATCCTTTTATTATTGGAATTGATGCTTGTTTAGGTCGTATGAAAAGCGTAGGCTCTGCATCACTTGGAATAGGACCCGTTAAACCAGGAGCAGGAGTTAATAAAGAATTGCCGCCAGTCGGGGATATTCATATAACAGGGGTTGTCAACGTGAGCGGATTTATGGAGTTTTTCGTCTTGCAAAATACGAGACTTCACCTCGTTATGTGCATTGCCGATTTAATTGCGAAAAGTATTGAGACTGCGCACAACGAACGAGAGAAAGAGTTTAATGCTTCTTCGGTTTACCAAACTGTAAGACATTATAAACAATAAAAAAGGTTGTCCTAAAACTAGGACAACCTTTTTTATACAGAAGATTTGTTAGTCTCAGAAAGATCGTTAAATAATTCAAGAAGACGGTTTAAATCTTCTTTAGAGAAAAATTCGATTTCAATTTTTCCTTTTTTCTTGCTTTGTGTAATGTGAACGGAGGTACCAAAACGCTCACGAAGCTGTGTTTCACTTTGTTTTATAAATAAATCTTTATCTTTTTTAGTTTTTGATGTTTCACGTGGAACGGCTTTATTTAAGTGGGCAATATAAGCCTCTAGCTGTCTGACATTCAATTGTTCCTTGCGTATTTTTTCAACGACTTTAGGTAGAAGAGCTTTATTTTTTAA
This genomic interval carries:
- a CDS encoding YybS family protein; protein product: MKGIRYITEGAALLALFVALLLFSLYIPVVGTIFQLALAVPFIVYTVRHGWKKAILFLVVGLLLTLLFGNVLTLPFTFVFGIGGLAIGMLYRQKQKRYTILLGGTVAFSLGLLLLFVGANVIFNVNLMEQINNALDQSINQSIEMMKSLGQDVKESQIDQMRDAFDMFKNLLPLLIVMGGVILAFFSQFIATPILKRTGYEVQAFPPFREFKLPKSILWYYLIALILSFPSFNIEQGTFMYIAIINIVMGLQMLVVLQGISFIFYFSHQKGYAKAIPIVVTILALIIPIILQIVRILGIIDLGFNLRKQLDTKK
- the dnaB gene encoding replicative DNA helicase, producing MSDLFADRLPPQNIEAEQALLGAIFLEPSSLTLASELLIPEDFYRASHQKIFTCMLKLSDQGEPVDLVTVTSELADQKILEEVGGVSYLSDLANSVPTAANVEYYGKIVEEKSILRRLIRTATHIASEGYAREDEVEVLLNEAEKNILEVAQRKNSGVFQNIKDVLVQTYDDIEVLHNRKGDITGIPTGFSDLDRMTAGFQRNDLIIVAARPSVGKTAFALNIAQNVATKTDENVAIFSLEMGAQQLVMRMLCAEGNIDAQRLRTGSLTADDWGKLTMAMGSLSNAGIYIDDTPGIRVGEIRSKCRRLKQEGGLGMILIDYLQLIQGNGRSGENRQQEVSEISRALKALARELEVPVIALSQLSRGVEQRQDKRPMMSDIRESGSIEQDADIVAFLYREDYYEKDTENQNIIEIIIAKQRNGPVGTVQLAFVKEYNKFVNLERRFDDAGVPPGA
- the ychF gene encoding redox-regulated ATPase YchF, with the translated sequence MALTAGIVGLPNVGKSTLFNAITQAGAESANYPFCTIDPNVGIVEVPDHRLQKLTELVKPKKTIPTAFEFTDIAGIVKGASKGEGLGNKFLSHIREVDAICHVVRCFEDENITHVSGKVDPISDIETINLELILADLETVEKRIGRVQKMAKQKDKEAMYEYEILEKLKNAFESDQPARAVSFTEEQMKLVKQFHLLTIKPILYVANVSEDEVADASANEYVAKVREYAASEGAEVIVVCARIESEIAELEGEEKAMFLEELGIEQSGLDQLVRAAYDLLGLATYFTAGEQEVRAWTFTQGMKAPECAGIIHTDFERGFIRAETVSYEDLLAAKTMGAAREAGKVRLEGKEYIVKDGDVMHFRFNV
- the rpsR gene encoding 30S ribosomal protein S18; protein product: MAGGRKGGRNRRRKVCFFTANGITHIDYKDVDMLKKFVSERGKILPRRVTGTSAKYQRKLTIAIKRARQMALLPYVSGE
- the ssb gene encoding single-stranded DNA-binding protein — protein: MMNRVILVGRLTKDPELRYTPSGAAVATFTLAVNRTFTNQQGEREADFINCVVWRRQAENAANFLKKGSLAGVDGRLQSRSYEGQDGRRVYVTEVVAESVQFLEPKSGGGDTQRSNFANTGGSGQGSPFGDNQNRNSGNQGYTRVDDDPFANNGETIDISDDDLPF
- a CDS encoding DHH family phosphoesterase, with protein sequence MPVFTKKNVIRYPFYSLYSIALILVGIVTYHNWIIGMIGFILLLACLFLYMRMERMLSDEFETYISMLSHRLKKVGEEALMEMPIGIMLFNDEYQIEWTNPFLASCLGEDTLVGRSLYDVAESIIPLIKQEVETEVVTLHDRKFKVVIKRDERLLYFFDITEQIEIEKLYEEERTSLGIIFLDNYDELTQGMDDQVKSNLNSQVTSMLNSWAQEYGIFIKRTSSEKFIAIMNEQILIHLERSKFSILDQVREETSKQNIPLTLSIGIGAGAADLPELGALAQSSLDLALGRGGDQVAIKQPNGKVKFFGGKTNPMEKRTRVRARVISHALKELITESGKVIIMGHKYPDMDAVGAAIGILKVAQVNQKDGFIVLDPDHIDTGVQRMLEEIKKKEGLWERFITPEEALNLVSDDTLLVVVDTHKPSLVIEERLLNRIENVVVIDHHRRGEDFIEDPLLVYMEPYASSTAELVTELLEYQPKRFKIDMLEATALLAGIIVDTKSFTLRTGSRTFDAASFLRSQGADTVLVQKFLKEDITQYVQRARFIEHAEIYTAGIAISRAEPNKMYDQVLIAQAADTLLSISGVVASFVISKRRDNLIGISARSLGDINVQVIMESLQGGGHLTNAATQLQDISLDEAEERLKQAIDEYLDGGKKS
- a CDS encoding adenylosuccinate synthase codes for the protein MSSVVVVGTQWGDEGKGKITDFLSENAEVIARYQGGNNAGHTIKFNGETYKLHLIPSGIFYNDKTCVIGNGMVVDPKALVQELKYLHDRGVTTENLRISNRAHVILPYHLKLDEVEEERKGENKIGTTKKGIGPAYMDKAARVGIRIADLLDREVFEAKLTQNLAEKNRLLEKMYEVEGFTLEEILDEYYEYGQQVAKYVVDTSVVLNDALDEGRRVLFEGAQGVMLDIDQGTYPFVTSSNPVAGGVTIGSGVGPSKIKHVVGVSKAYTTRVGDGPFPTELTNEIGDQIREVGREYGTTTGRPRRVGWFDSVVVRHARRVSGITDLSLNSIDVLTGIETLKICVAYRYKGEVMEEFPASLKTLAECEPVYEELPGWTEDITGVKTLDELPDNARHYLERVSQLTGIPLSIFSVGPDRTQTNVLRGVYS
- the rpsF gene encoding 30S ribosomal protein S6 produces the protein MRKYEVMYIIRPSIDDEAKKALVERFNGVLTDNGAEIANVKEWGKRRLAYEINDFRDGYYMILDVAATSEAVSEFDRLAKINEDIIRHIVVKQEA
- the rplI gene encoding 50S ribosomal protein L9, whose translation is MKVIFLKDVKGKGKKGEVKNVSDGYAHNFLLKNGYAVEATGGNVKVLEAQKNREQKDAAAELQANKELKATLEELTVELTAKSGEGGRLFGSITSKQIAEELKKKHKIKVDKRKIELNDAIRALGYTNVPVKLHPEVTATVKVHVTEQK